A section of the Perognathus longimembris pacificus isolate PPM17 chromosome 7, ASM2315922v1, whole genome shotgun sequence genome encodes:
- the LOC125355038 gene encoding type 2 lactosamine alpha-2,3-sialyltransferase-like, producing the protein MNSGPVLGYEEEVGTRTTFRLFYPESVFSNSSHKDPNTIAIFVAFKLYDLEWMLKLLGNGRIHRTNFWKPPASKLIYIPHQIRVLDPFLIRETAYELLHFPKKRKHKHPTMGMIAITLAFHICHEVHIAGFKYNFSDFMSPLHYYGNATMSSMKANIYHDVTAEQLFLKKLIEKNFVINLTQD; encoded by the coding sequence ATGAACAGCGGGCCGGTGTTAGGGTATGAAGAGGAAGTCGGGACACGGACAACCTTCCGACTTTTTTATCCAGAATCTGTTTTCTCAAATAGCAGTCACAAGGATCCTAACACAATAGCCATTTTCGTGGCTTTTAAGCTATACGATTTGGAATGGATGCTGAAGTTGCTGGGCAATGGTCGTATACACCGAACTAATTTTTGGAAGCCACCAGCCTCGAAGTTGATCTATATACCACATCAAATCAGAGTATTAGATCCTTTTCTTATCAGGGAAACAGCTTACGAACTGCTTCATTttcccaaaaagaggaaacaCAAGCACCCAACCATGGGAATGATTGCCATCACATTGGCATTTCACATCTGTCATGAAGTTCACATAGCTGGTTTTAAGTACAACTTTTCTGACTTCATGAGCCCTTTGCACTACTATGGGAATGCCACCATGTCTTCGATGAAAGCGAACATATATCACGATGTGACTGCAGAACAACTGTTTTTGAAAAAACTTATAGAAAAAAACTTTGTCATTAACTTGACTCAAGACTGA